The DNA sequence TGAGAATTCTCATTTCGGAGATGGTGATTTCAAATTTAAACTAGATAGTGAAatttggttttggaaaaactACTTCATGTATCTACTTATTTTACTTCAATTAGCTCGTTGTGCCTGATGTTATGTTACTCGTGGGCATACAGGAGCTCATGCAGCTACAGTCACTTTCACAAACAAATGCCCCTACACCGTTTGGCCAGGAACCCTTACCGGAGACCAAAAACCCCAATTATCAACCACCGGATTCGAGTTGGGAACCGGAGCCAACCGGGCAGTGAACCTCCCATCCCCATGGAGTGGCCGATTCTGGGCACGAACCGGATGCTCTTCCTCCTCCGGGAAGTTCACATGTGCCACCGCAGACTGCGGTTCTGGTCAGGTTACGTGCAATGGTAACGGTGCAGCCCCACCGGCAACTCTAGTAGAAATCACGGTCGCCGCGAACGGCGGACAAGATTTCTACGACGTGAGCTTGGTCGATGGCTTCAACTTGCCAATGTCGGTAGCCACCAAGGGTGGAACCGGTGAGTGCAAGATGTCGTCGTGCCCTGCGGACGTGAATGCCCAATGCCCTGCCGAGCTCCAACAGAAAGGAGCTGATGGAAAAGTGATCGCTTGCAAAAGTGCATGTTTGGCATTCGGTGACCCAAAGTATTGTTGCACACCTCCTAATGACAAACCGGAAACTTGTCCACCTACAAACTACTCCCAGTTCTTCGAAAACATTTGCCCTCAAGCTTATAGCTATGCTTATGATGATAAAAATAGTACATTTACCTGCTCTGGTAGCCCTAACTACGAGATCACGTTCTGTCCTTAAGAGATTATACAGAGGAAATTCTATCCTCTATACTTGGAACCTTGTGATAATAAACGAATGAGGTGAATAATGTTTGTCATGGAATTGACACAGATTATGTTGTCAAGAGTATGTAATAAATGACAAaactattataaataaaaagatttgatATGAATTTGAGTACTTAATTTGTTGttgtttctgttttttaaaaataattttatttacatgTAGCTTCAGCTCCACCTTCGGCTTGTGGTTTGGGGCTCATTAATTATATATCTGTCTTAGCAGGAGCAAATTTTTGGTGCTCCTGTGAGTACTGCTCCCTCCTCTCATAGATCGTTGAAGCCCACATGTTTTTTCACTCGGCAGAATTGCAGGCCGAATTTagagtttggttttttttttggtagtcaATAATTGAGGTTGATTGAACTTTGAAtgatatttctttttcaatcaTAAATGATAGAAATCAAACGAATGATAGATATGTTGAGGGGGAAATGAATGTTTAAATGGTTTTGTGATAGAAAAAATGTAATGTATTCGTACATGTTTCGTCAAGCAATTAATGCTCTTCGTGTGGCCTGCTAAAACATGTTggagtaatttttattttttaataaacaaatatatatagaaaactaCTGCAAATTCCTTAACCTTAATTATAAGGTAGTTctcatattattgttattaattctCGCTAATATTGTATGATTTctgaaataattaatacataactTGATGAAGATAGCAATGGTTGTTtatgattaaatataaaatatctgtcattcaaaatatttaaatatacaatTGTTTTAGGAGCGAGATACCACGCAATATATAagaattatttaaaatagtttttaagaCAAAAAAATGTATCAATATCCTCTAATATTGGAGCAATGGAAGAAATTTATAATACGTTGATTGTTAATCAActtcaacaaccaaaaaaaaaaaaaaagggttaactaattaaacataaaaacaaaatgaatcatAACTATTCATCTTAAGCATTTTTCATGGTATTtggtataaataaattaatagtttttttaataatttatttttaaaaaattacctatttaatgattttggaaaatcatcTAATACGAACTTGCCTGTGGGAAGTGATTTCTAGAGCTctaaaagtataaataaaaaaaaaaaaattcattacttATTGAAGTGATCCCGAATGAACATCAATTAATGTGCGTTTTAATGGTGGCTTTCACTTTGGGTAATCGGCTGATGTAGAAATTACAAAGTTACGTTCGGATTTGGCTAAAAAAGTTACCAATTCTCTATTGTCTCCtagtcaaaataaataaataaaaacaaaaatcctcAATCGTCTAACGTTCCAATTATATTCTAAGGTGGAGATTTTTTTGATGGAGGTTGTTTTTGGAGATTGAAACGTTGAAGCATGCCTTTTTTGATTGCCCATGGGTACGCTCGGTTTGGTCAGGATCAGTGTTCCTTTCGGATTTATTGTTCCTCTGCATGTTGTGCTGGTTCCATTTTCCAAGATGTTTTATTATCTTAAATCTTGTTTTTCTTATTGTACTTTAGTTTATGCTTCCCGTTCTGCTAATAGAGCGTCGGATTGGTTAGCTAAACAGGCTGTGGGAAGGAATTCCCTAGTTTTTTATAATCTCTACCGTTGCTGAAGATgaatattttcttcttattattaaaattcaacttctttgttgtcccaaaaaaaaaagaaaaaataaattcttggTGCCTTTGAACTGTTCTTTTATTCACCTTGTTAAGTTTCGTTAGGTTTCATTATTTTGGTGTAATTAAGTGAGTAGAAATTTGATGTTCAAGGTCGTTGTATGTTTGGCTTGGAGCCAATGTTGTTGACAATTCGTTGGTCACTTACAGACTTAAGCAGATGGTTGAACGGAAATATTCATCGTCTATgcggaaaaaaaagaagagtctGTTTTGGATAACAAAGAAGGAAACCGATGGAGACACGtactctatatatacatatatatatatatatatatatataattttttatttttttggtttttgcgaTAAAGAGACACGTATTCTATTTTTGGACTTTAGGAAGGCGACACTTGTTAGTTTCTTGACTCAGTTAATAAGAAGTGGAagaaatattttcttcattttttggaTTCAGCATTTCCTGTCATGCTCTCTTCAAATAGTACTCGacgatttttcttttgttatcatTTGTCAtcaataatattacttttttagttttatgGATACTTTTGGATTCAGCATTTCCTGTCATGCTATGCTTTCTCTTTTTCTGAATGGATATATCTTCGGGTCGCGATACTTTTAAAAGTCTGATATTACTTCTTCTAGTTGGCTCTCTCTTATGTTAGGTACTAGACGATATATTACTCAATGATTAAAAGTCTTTCACGTTAAGTCCCCGTTCATCGCGGTAGATATGGTCATAAGCGCGTTTTGTCACGGTGGACACATGGCACAATCTCTGGACcttctctatttttatttgtttctcatATTAGCtctatccaaaaataataataacaatattaatggtTGGAGCAATTCTATAtgtactaaatttttttattataattttggtaattaattatgagatattttttaataattattaaattgacatATGTTTTACATTTATGAGAGACAGAGCAATTGAAAAATTACTAAACAATTgaataacaaaattttgattaaaaaatatgatCACTCATTAAATTTACTCTAATAATTGTTTGGTCAATTCCAATGTTTTGTTGTTATATCTTGTGCATGGGCATTAATGCTGTATTAAGATTCAGGACAGGAACAAATTAAGCTTGGCTTCAATGTATTAATTACCATACATGTAATTTTGTATGTATAATTGACAAATTAATGGCTCTTCGGCAGTTCCACTGCCAGAACTTTCTTCTAGATGGAGACCATTCTTGTGTTATTTTTAGTCCATTATTGATTTCATgatcaaatttaaaaaggaCAAAGGCTAATGGATTTT is a window from the Ziziphus jujuba cultivar Dongzao chromosome 11, ASM3175591v1 genome containing:
- the LOC107432066 gene encoding thaumatin-like protein 1b, with amino-acid sequence MNTQVFFALTLAFLFAGAHAATVTFTNKCPYTVWPGTLTGDQKPQLSTTGFELGTGANRAVNLPSPWSGRFWARTGCSSSSGKFTCATADCGSGQVTCNGNGAAPPATLVEITVAANGGQDFYDVSLVDGFNLPMSVATKGGTGECKMSSCPADVNAQCPAELQQKGADGKVIACKSACLAFGDPKYCCTPPNDKPETCPPTNYSQFFENICPQAYSYAYDDKNSTFTCSGSPNYEITFCP